One region of Arcobacter sp. CECT 8983 genomic DNA includes:
- a CDS encoding EAL domain-containing protein produces the protein MSIYNSLCKYFYKNNIKTTFLIDILYMKDINAVYGFENGDYIIKQLYRLLTTNIKQQILFNLERKLCVTAQNTHVDVFNLIIYDDLSKIEVIEIKNIIFNTIIAHQFSLLGSDLKIDIDITIGSSKGKGNELLVYAEKALHNAKMNYINFMYYDAKLYHNHFENRELLSVLRKNIEERTVEPFFQAIQDNKTKKNTKYEALMRIYDHDGQVLMPAVFINKSRKYRLFNKLMEILILKVIEYIKRYKIDVSINLDYNDILNPGMKDLIIENIKDHDIGKYLTIEILESKKISNYYLVNEFIRDLKNYNVSIAIDDFGSGFSNYEHILNINTDYIKLDGSLIKKLDEDVYYNLVKSIVLFAKEQNIKIVAEFVSDLKILRYVKSLDIDYSQGYYIAKPMPIKEIMEDMQ, from the coding sequence ATGTCCATATATAATAGTTTATGCAAATATTTTTATAAAAATAACATTAAAACTACTTTTTTAATTGATATTTTATATATGAAAGATATCAATGCTGTATATGGTTTTGAAAATGGCGACTACATAATAAAACAACTTTATAGGCTTTTAACAACAAATATTAAACAACAGATTCTTTTTAATCTTGAAAGAAAACTCTGTGTTACTGCTCAAAATACCCATGTTGATGTTTTTAATTTAATAATTTATGATGATTTATCTAAAATAGAAGTTATTGAAATTAAAAATATCATCTTTAATACTATTATTGCACATCAATTTTCACTATTAGGTTCTGATCTAAAGATTGACATTGATATTACTATAGGGTCTTCAAAAGGTAAAGGAAATGAACTTTTAGTATATGCAGAAAAAGCTTTACATAATGCAAAGATGAACTATATAAACTTCATGTATTATGATGCAAAACTTTATCACAATCATTTTGAAAATAGAGAGCTTTTATCTGTTCTTAGAAAAAATATTGAAGAAAGAACAGTAGAACCATTTTTCCAAGCAATTCAAGATAATAAAACAAAAAAGAATACAAAATATGAAGCATTAATGAGAATCTATGACCATGATGGACAAGTTTTAATGCCAGCAGTTTTTATAAATAAATCAAGAAAATATAGACTTTTTAATAAACTAATGGAAATTTTGATTCTAAAAGTTATTGAATATATAAAAAGATATAAAATTGATGTTAGTATAAATTTAGATTACAATGATATTTTAAATCCAGGAATGAAAGATTTAATTATTGAAAATATCAAAGATCATGATATTGGTAAATACTTAACAATAGAAATTTTAGAAAGCAAAAAAATCTCAAACTATTATTTAGTAAATGAATTTATTAGAGATTTAAAAAACTATAATGTATCTATCGCTATTGATGACTTTGGAAGTGGATTTTCAAATTATGAGCATATTCTAAATATTAATACTGACTATATAAAGCTAGATGGAAGTTTAATTAAAAAACTTGATGAAGATGTTTATTATAATCTTGTAAAAAGTATTGTACTTTTTGCAAAAGAACAAAATATTAAAATAGTAGCAGAGTTTGTAAGTGATTTAAAGATTCTAAGATATGTAAAATCACTTGATATTGATTACTCGCAAGGCTATTATATAGCAAAACCTATGCCAATTAAAGAAATAATGGAAGATATGCAATGA
- a CDS encoding DedA family protein, producing the protein MEEFIREWGYIALFAYSFGGGFVGLVIAGVLSYAGDLNIYISILVAGVSNFIGDQFLFTLARQNKAYAKDMMNKYGRKVALTHILMRKYGSFVVIIQKYIYGVKTLIPLAMGLTKYSSMKFVLFNAIATTLWACIVGFASFTAGEYILSSTEEFKYIGLAIVAVIIIALTYFFRRV; encoded by the coding sequence GTGGAAGAATTTATTAGGGAATGGGGATATATTGCACTTTTCGCATACTCATTTGGTGGAGGATTTGTAGGATTAGTTATAGCAGGTGTATTATCTTATGCAGGTGATTTAAATATTTATATTTCAATATTAGTAGCAGGGGTTTCTAACTTTATAGGAGATCAATTTTTATTTACTCTTGCTAGGCAAAATAAAGCTTATGCAAAAGATATGATGAATAAATATGGTAGAAAGGTTGCATTAACTCATATTCTTATGAGAAAATATGGGTCATTTGTTGTAATCATTCAAAAGTATATTTATGGAGTAAAAACTTTAATTCCTTTAGCAATGGGACTTACAAAATACTCTTCAATGAAGTTTGTTCTTTTTAATGCAATTGCTACAACGCTTTGGGCTTGTATTGTTGGTTTTGCTAGTTTTACTGCTGGAGAATATATATTAAGTAGTACAGAAGAGTTTAAATATATTGGTTTAGCAATTGTTGCAGTTATCATAATTGCATTAACTTATTTTTTTAGAAGAGTTTAA
- a CDS encoding methyl-accepting chemotaxis protein, which yields MLSKMSIKQKLILIMSIPLCVVILLAAELGFNSFLYYNNLKSLDNVIILSTKIGALVHETQKERGMTAGYLGSKGSKFQDKLPTQRDLTDNRLSEMKSFLSTFDESKYGKEFNNNLQKSLDMLTNLSNTRSNVTGLNIQTSKAIGYYTNINSSLLNTISSIAKLSTNAKVSQDIIAYLNFLLSKERAGIERAVGTNTFARNNFGEGMKAKFYTLIAAQNAYMDAFLKVSDDSSKVFYKNTVKGEAVEEVKRMRDIALFKDIDSNFGVDPSYWFNTITKKINLLKKVENYLAEHLIKTINKEIENAIYEIILFGILCAIGVALTLILARTIAFTILLDVDQVKKGLDDFFAFINYEKDDINLEVVNSNDELGKMSRLINENINKTKANIQADRNLISNTIEVANKINKGHLDTRITSDSNNPALSELKNIINEMLHTLNENIENIMKVLNSYSKLDFKPKLEGNNLEGAIKKLEDDVNILRNVITETLIENKRSGLILSQNANTLTKNMDEIANAANNQAASLEETAAALEEITANIKSNTETTVKMAEYGDKVKHSVLTGQKLANNTAKSMEDINAQTTAINEAITVIDQIAFQTNILSLNAAVEAATAGEAGKGFAVVAGEVRNLANRSAEAAKEIKDLVENAQLKTNDGKKIASDMINGYDELNQNISSTIDLIENVTTASKEQSAGMVQINDAVTNLDKITQENAQNASQADTIAQKTLEISNMIIDHADAKDFDGKDEIKIRKSTTDLSYNGNEKRSIEKVMKKDYKQTNQRQKPVKAEKEPTKVYNSKEDNDEWESF from the coding sequence ATGCTTTCAAAAATGTCTATTAAACAAAAGCTTATTTTAATAATGTCAATACCTTTATGTGTTGTAATATTATTAGCTGCAGAACTGGGCTTTAACTCTTTTTTGTACTATAACAATTTAAAGAGTTTGGATAATGTAATTATATTATCTACTAAGATTGGTGCACTTGTACATGAAACACAAAAAGAAAGAGGTATGACAGCAGGATATTTAGGAAGTAAAGGAAGTAAATTCCAGGACAAATTACCTACACAAAGAGATTTAACAGATAATAGACTTTCTGAAATGAAAAGTTTTTTATCTACCTTTGATGAATCTAAATATGGAAAAGAATTCAATAACAACTTACAAAAAAGTTTAGATATGTTAACTAACCTTTCAAATACTAGATCTAATGTAACTGGGTTAAATATTCAAACTTCTAAAGCAATTGGATATTATACAAATATAAATAGTTCATTATTAAATACAATTAGTAGTATTGCAAAGCTATCTACCAATGCAAAAGTGTCACAAGATATAATTGCTTATTTAAACTTCTTATTATCTAAAGAAAGAGCAGGAATAGAAAGAGCAGTGGGAACAAATACTTTTGCAAGGAATAACTTTGGTGAAGGTATGAAAGCTAAATTCTATACATTAATTGCTGCACAAAATGCTTATATGGATGCTTTCTTAAAAGTATCAGATGATTCATCTAAAGTATTTTACAAAAATACAGTAAAAGGTGAAGCAGTTGAAGAAGTAAAGAGAATGAGAGATATTGCTTTATTTAAAGATATAGATTCAAACTTTGGAGTTGATCCTTCTTATTGGTTTAATACTATTACTAAAAAAATTAATTTATTAAAAAAAGTTGAAAACTACCTTGCAGAACATCTTATTAAAACCATTAATAAAGAAATAGAAAATGCTATATATGAAATTATTCTTTTTGGTATTTTATGTGCAATTGGTGTTGCTTTAACACTTATACTTGCTAGAACAATTGCTTTTACAATTCTTTTAGATGTTGACCAAGTTAAAAAAGGATTAGATGACTTCTTTGCCTTTATCAACTATGAAAAAGATGATATAAATTTAGAAGTTGTTAATTCAAATGATGAATTAGGTAAAATGTCTAGACTTATTAATGAAAATATTAATAAAACAAAAGCAAATATTCAAGCTGATAGAAATCTTATCTCAAATACAATTGAAGTTGCAAATAAGATTAATAAAGGTCACTTAGATACTAGAATAACAAGTGACTCAAACAATCCTGCATTAAGTGAACTTAAAAATATTATTAATGAAATGCTTCATACTTTAAATGAAAACATTGAAAATATTATGAAAGTTCTTAACTCTTATTCAAAACTCGATTTTAAACCAAAACTTGAAGGTAATAATTTAGAGGGAGCAATTAAAAAGCTTGAAGATGACGTAAATATTTTAAGAAATGTAATCACTGAAACATTAATTGAAAATAAAAGAAGTGGTTTAATCTTAAGTCAAAATGCAAATACATTAACTAAAAATATGGATGAAATTGCAAATGCTGCAAACAATCAAGCTGCCTCTTTAGAGGAAACTGCTGCAGCACTTGAAGAGATAACTGCAAATATTAAAAGTAATACTGAGACTACAGTAAAAATGGCTGAGTATGGAGACAAAGTTAAACACTCTGTATTAACAGGACAAAAATTAGCAAATAATACTGCTAAATCAATGGAAGATATAAATGCACAAACAACAGCAATTAATGAAGCAATTACTGTAATTGACCAAATCGCTTTCCAAACAAATATTTTATCACTTAATGCAGCTGTTGAAGCAGCAACAGCAGGTGAAGCTGGAAAAGGTTTTGCAGTTGTTGCAGGTGAAGTTAGAAACTTAGCAAATAGATCTGCTGAAGCAGCAAAAGAGATTAAAGATTTAGTTGAAAATGCACAATTAAAAACAAATGATGGTAAGAAAATTGCTTCAGATATGATTAATGGATATGATGAGCTAAACCAAAATATTTCTAGTACAATTGATTTAATCGAAAATGTTACCACTGCAAGTAAAGAACAGTCAGCAGGAATGGTTCAAATTAATGATGCCGTTACTAATTTAGATAAAATCACACAAGAAAATGCACAAAATGCATCTCAAGCAGATACTATTGCACAAAAAACTTTAGAAATTTCTAATATGATTATTGATCATGCTGATGCTAAAGATTTTGATGGTAAAGATGAAATCAAAATTAGAAAAAGTACTACTGACCTTTCATATAATGGAAATGAAAAAAGAAGTATTGAAAAAGTTATGAAAAAAGATTACAAACAAACAAATCAAAGACAAAAACCAGTAAAGGCAGAAAAAGAGCCTACTAAAGTGTACAACTCAAAAGAGGATAATGATGAATGGGAAAGCTTTTAA
- the dbpA gene encoding ATP-dependent RNA helicase DbpA: protein MKKFTQLNLPAKFLSNLESLNYNTMTKIQEESLPISLEGKDLIAQAKTGSGKTVAFSIPIVKKLNVRKFAIQSLVLAPTRELANQIAQEIRKVSRHIHNVKVLTLCGGVPYKPQVASLKHGAHIVVATPGRILQHIFETKVDLSDLEMLVLDEADKMLDMGFYEDITKVIENIPKNRQTMLFSATYEKDIEQLASEITKESTFIQDESVHEKQTINQIVYEASETEKDLLIPSLISSQEAKSVLIFCNTKIKCEELADILYKNDVDVLTLHSDLDQRERDETIIMFSNKSYPVLIATDVASRGLDIDDIDLVINYDLAKDVKTHIHRIGRTARAGKKGLALSFYDEESRYKLEMIEDKFDDLVYGKKEEIEVCNYEIDCDFRTLFINSGKKFKLRAGDILGALTAGLGLPKDAIGKIDILEFVSYVAIKKEYIEQAYEGLCRNKIKGKYIKCFIK from the coding sequence ATCAAAAAATTCACACAATTAAATTTACCTGCAAAATTTTTATCAAATCTAGAATCTTTGAACTATAATACAATGACAAAAATACAAGAAGAGTCCTTACCTATATCTTTAGAAGGTAAAGATTTAATAGCTCAAGCAAAAACAGGTTCTGGTAAAACAGTTGCTTTTTCTATTCCAATTGTAAAAAAATTAAATGTAAGAAAATTTGCAATTCAGTCTTTAGTTTTAGCTCCAACACGAGAACTTGCTAACCAAATTGCGCAAGAAATTAGAAAAGTAAGTAGGCATATTCATAATGTAAAAGTACTAACTTTATGCGGAGGAGTACCTTATAAACCACAAGTTGCTTCTTTAAAGCATGGTGCACATATTGTGGTAGCAACTCCAGGTAGAATACTTCAACATATTTTTGAAACAAAAGTAGATTTAAGTGATTTAGAAATGCTTGTATTAGATGAAGCAGATAAAATGTTAGATATGGGCTTTTATGAAGATATAACTAAAGTAATAGAAAATATTCCTAAAAATAGACAAACTATGCTTTTTTCTGCTACATATGAAAAAGATATTGAACAATTAGCAAGTGAAATTACAAAAGAATCTACTTTTATTCAAGATGAATCAGTACATGAAAAACAAACTATAAATCAAATAGTTTATGAAGCAAGTGAGACAGAAAAGGATTTATTGATACCTTCTCTTATCTCTTCACAAGAAGCAAAAAGTGTATTAATTTTTTGTAATACTAAAATAAAATGTGAAGAATTAGCTGATATTTTATATAAAAATGATGTTGATGTTTTAACTTTACATTCTGATTTAGACCAAAGAGAAAGGGATGAGACTATTATTATGTTCTCAAATAAGTCTTATCCTGTATTAATAGCAACAGATGTTGCCTCAAGAGGTTTAGATATTGATGATATTGATTTAGTTATTAACTACGATTTAGCAAAAGATGTAAAAACACATATTCATAGAATTGGAAGAACTGCAAGAGCTGGAAAAAAAGGATTAGCCTTATCTTTTTATGATGAAGAATCAAGATATAAGTTAGAGATGATAGAAGATAAGTTTGATGACTTAGTTTATGGAAAAAAAGAAGAAATTGAAGTTTGTAATTATGAAATTGATTGTGATTTTAGAACACTATTTATAAATAGTGGGAAAAAATTCAAACTTAGAGCAGGGGATATTTTAGGTGCCTTAACTGCTGGACTTGGCTTACCAAAAGATGCAATTGGAAAAATTGATATTTTAGAGTTTGTTTCCTATGTTGCAATAAAAAAAGAGTACATAGAACAAGCCTATGAAGGGCTTTGTAGAAATAAAATAAAAGGAAAATACATTAAGTGTTTTATAAAGTAG
- a CDS encoding thioredoxin family protein: MKIISLLLLFITIAFSSSINFEDNLKEAKEEAIKKNRPLMIMYSTPTCPECNYMKKKVFKNEEVSSYVNKNFVSVVMDINEDKKELPFKFIGIPSFFFVNARTMELLDKSLGGMREKEFLTVLEKVKK, encoded by the coding sequence ATGAAAATAATATCTTTACTACTTCTTTTTATCACAATTGCTTTTTCTTCAAGTATTAATTTTGAAGACAATTTAAAGGAAGCAAAAGAAGAGGCTATCAAAAAAAATAGACCTTTAATGATTATGTATTCAACACCTACTTGTCCTGAATGCAATTATATGAAGAAAAAAGTTTTCAAAAATGAAGAAGTTAGTTCTTATGTCAATAAAAATTTTGTTTCGGTTGTTATGGATATAAATGAAGATAAAAAAGAACTTCCTTTTAAATTTATAGGAATACCTAGTTTCTTTTTTGTAAATGCAAGAACAATGGAATTATTAGATAAAAGTTTAGGTGGAATGAGAGAAAAAGAGTTTTTAACTGTTTTGGAAAAAGTAAAGAAATAA
- a CDS encoding pentapeptide repeat-containing protein yields the protein MKYFILSILFISSLYSYNQEDLEKYLATKSCEECDLSLANLSNKDLQNSNLVGANLTGVNFQNSDLVKSNLWGTTLENANLNNTNLRASNLQAAILINVQCNNTILKGANLSNASLENLKCENLSLWATRLLDTSFDNVDFSNAGAAYSIFDSVNFTDLKIDGAIFWNAKISNSTLSKEKCEYLQKEEAILYENSCED from the coding sequence ATGAAATATTTTATTTTGAGTATTCTTTTTATTTCAAGTTTATACTCTTATAACCAAGAAGATTTAGAAAAATATTTAGCTACAAAATCCTGTGAAGAGTGCGATTTATCACTGGCAAATCTTAGTAATAAAGATTTACAAAACTCTAATTTAGTTGGAGCAAACCTAACAGGTGTAAACTTCCAAAACTCAGATTTAGTAAAATCAAATCTTTGGGGAACAACTTTAGAGAATGCAAACTTAAATAATACAAATTTAAGAGCTTCAAATTTACAAGCTGCTATTTTGATAAATGTTCAATGTAATAATACAATTTTAAAAGGTGCAAATTTATCAAATGCTTCTTTAGAAAATCTAAAGTGTGAAAATCTTTCTTTATGGGCTACAAGACTTTTAGATACTAGCTTTGACAATGTAGATTTTTCAAATGCAGGAGCAGCATACTCTATTTTCGATTCAGTAAATTTTACTGATTTAAAAATAGATGGAGCAATTTTTTGGAATGCAAAAATTTCAAACTCAACTCTTTCAAAAGAAAAGTGTGAGTATTTACAAAAAGAAGAAGCTATATTGTATGAAAATAGTTGTGAAGATTAA
- a CDS encoding YihY/virulence factor BrkB family protein — protein MKEPEIVKSPLKTLLKALDSFFNDDTTYYAASLSFFTIFSILPIIALLIAIISSLDVIQNYSDIFIKYTFDILNPTHSKEFINTFKNYISNSDKLGWLGILYMLFVFIMFFKDYEYIVNKIHQAKRKPLLASFFFYLFFLVTLPLMLAAVNIALSFYENSFFNWIITFSFAWLVFFGLFKLSVNRYVHKRAAAISSLFTLVILSITKNLFIYYVIYNKTYTTIYGSLAILLFSFFWIYISWVIYLYGMKMCHKLNIQQINEKKKNKN, from the coding sequence ATGAAAGAACCAGAAATTGTAAAGAGTCCACTTAAGACCTTACTTAAAGCATTAGACTCATTTTTTAATGATGATACAACTTATTATGCAGCAAGTCTTAGTTTCTTTACAATTTTTTCCATCTTACCAATAATAGCTTTACTTATTGCAATTATCTCAAGTTTAGATGTTATACAAAACTACTCGGATATTTTTATTAAATATACCTTTGATATTTTAAATCCTACTCACTCAAAAGAGTTTATAAATACTTTTAAAAACTATATATCAAACTCTGATAAACTTGGTTGGTTAGGTATTTTATATATGCTATTTGTATTTATTATGTTTTTTAAAGATTATGAATATATTGTAAATAAGATACATCAGGCAAAAAGAAAACCTCTTTTAGCATCATTCTTTTTTTATCTATTTTTCTTAGTTACTTTGCCTTTAATGCTAGCAGCAGTTAATATTGCATTATCTTTTTACGAAAATAGTTTTTTTAATTGGATAATTACTTTTTCATTTGCTTGGTTAGTATTTTTTGGATTATTTAAACTCAGTGTAAATAGATATGTACATAAAAGAGCAGCTGCCATTTCATCACTATTTACTTTAGTAATTCTTTCTATCACTAAAAATCTATTTATTTATTATGTTATTTATAATAAAACATATACAACTATTTATGGTTCATTAGCTATTTTATTATTTTCATTTTTTTGGATTTATATTTCATGGGTAATCTATTTGTATGGAATGAAAATGTGTCATAAACTAAACATACAACAAATTAATGAAAAGAAGAAAAATAAAAATTAA
- a CDS encoding FAD-binding oxidoreductase, translating to MQLNKEHIDFFKSVVGEENVKADKAHLIAYCYDATKERFEPDAVVFPRDEQDVSKVLKYCNDHEIVIVPRGAGSGFTGGALPSNGGIILSLERHMNKLLEIDMENMVGVVQPGLINMQFQKAVEEVGLFYPPDPASEEYSTLGGNVSENAGGMRAAKYGITKDYVVALRAVLPNGEIIAAGKKTIKDVAGYNTAGILIASEGTLAVITEITLKLIPKPKFKQTYMGVFPDVNTAMNAVFKSLAAGANPVAMEFLDALVIKALKQKFPQIELPENAGGILVGDVDGSSQAEIDSQIATLKEAFAKYGSIDFIEATDEAHGNALWFARRNASPATMIYGTKKLNEDISVPRSKLPEALDAIYAIGEKYGFNVPCFGHAGDGNIHVNVMVKDKTNEKEMEDGHKAIEEIFQLVVDMGGTLSGEHGIGLSKAPFMNIAFNNAEIELFKSIKKAFDPKNILNPFKMGLIN from the coding sequence ATGCAACTAAATAAAGAGCATATTGATTTTTTTAAATCAGTTGTAGGTGAAGAGAATGTAAAAGCTGATAAAGCACATTTAATCGCTTATTGTTATGATGCAACAAAAGAGAGATTTGAGCCAGATGCAGTTGTTTTCCCTAGAGATGAACAAGATGTATCAAAAGTATTAAAATATTGCAATGACCATGAAATTGTAATTGTACCAAGGGGTGCAGGAAGTGGTTTCACAGGTGGGGCATTACCTTCAAATGGTGGAATTATTTTAAGTTTAGAAAGACATATGAATAAACTTCTTGAAATTGATATGGAAAATATGGTTGGAGTTGTTCAACCTGGACTTATTAATATGCAATTTCAAAAAGCAGTTGAAGAAGTAGGACTATTTTATCCACCAGATCCAGCAAGTGAAGAGTACTCTACTTTAGGTGGGAATGTATCTGAAAATGCAGGTGGAATGAGAGCTGCTAAATATGGTATTACAAAAGACTATGTTGTTGCATTAAGAGCTGTTTTACCAAATGGTGAAATTATTGCAGCAGGTAAGAAAACAATTAAAGATGTTGCAGGATATAACACTGCTGGTATCTTAATTGCAAGTGAAGGAACTCTTGCTGTTATTACGGAAATCACTTTAAAACTAATTCCAAAACCAAAATTTAAACAAACTTATATGGGTGTTTTCCCTGATGTAAATACAGCTATGAATGCCGTATTTAAATCACTTGCTGCTGGTGCAAATCCTGTTGCAATGGAATTCTTAGATGCACTTGTAATTAAAGCTTTAAAACAAAAATTTCCTCAAATAGAACTTCCTGAAAATGCAGGTGGTATATTAGTTGGTGATGTAGATGGTTCAAGCCAAGCTGAAATTGATTCGCAAATAGCTACACTAAAAGAAGCTTTTGCAAAATATGGTTCTATTGATTTTATTGAAGCTACTGATGAAGCTCATGGAAATGCTTTATGGTTTGCAAGAAGAAATGCAAGTCCTGCAACTATGATTTATGGAACTAAAAAACTAAATGAAGATATTTCTGTTCCAAGATCAAAACTTCCTGAAGCACTTGATGCGATCTATGCAATTGGAGAAAAATATGGTTTCAATGTACCTTGTTTTGGTCATGCAGGAGATGGAAATATTCACGTTAATGTAATGGTTAAAGATAAAACAAACGAAAAAGAGATGGAAGATGGACACAAGGCTATTGAAGAGATTTTCCAACTTGTTGTTGATATGGGTGGTACTTTATCAGGTGAACATGGGATTGGTTTATCTAAAGCACCATTTATGAATATAGCTTTTAATAATGCAGAAATAGAACTATTTAAAAGTATAAAAAAAGCATTTGACCCTAAAAATATTTTAAATCCTTTTAAAATGGGGCTTATTAACTAA
- a CDS encoding plasminogen-binding N-terminal domain-containing protein has protein sequence MKLLSKTLIAAISTFVLTQGLNAQTTICYKKDWKTPSTIEATKLDGGQCNGEFSFTQMKKNGWKLKDLKIENGEKGLNYIYVLTDEELISIDNAKFMENKYKKLEYSPIYTKISNTNGEIASINIGNLRVGQSAIIEHTYENGKSLIVANAYVTDSNANNSTLKIIPFLDIKQNAIPTSNRKPVTGDKVTVNYLYDSSMIIAPSQDAFLATREKYRDNDFLHSDLFAAKLKVEGEPLPSKETIQEFAATQNIGTIFFVIGSTTYIVDSKTFAILEKGSLAYNFTQDEKMPFYTRIEKIEKNAFDTVLDYENWLGFLKTFLGDDERTEEQILLEDELESGALEVKGEIYNNYYKTILGLKNATK, from the coding sequence ATGAAACTATTATCTAAAACTTTAATTGCAGCAATATCTACTTTTGTTTTAACACAAGGGTTAAATGCACAAACTACTATTTGTTATAAAAAAGATTGGAAGACACCTTCTACTATTGAAGCAACTAAGCTTGATGGTGGGCAATGTAATGGTGAATTTTCATTTACACAAATGAAAAAAAATGGTTGGAAGTTAAAAGATTTAAAAATTGAAAATGGAGAAAAAGGTCTAAACTATATTTATGTTTTAACTGATGAAGAATTAATCTCTATTGATAATGCAAAATTTATGGAAAATAAATATAAAAAATTAGAGTATAGCCCAATTTATACAAAAATTTCTAATACAAATGGAGAAATTGCATCTATAAATATAGGAAATCTAAGAGTTGGACAAAGTGCAATTATTGAACATACTTATGAAAATGGAAAATCACTTATTGTAGCTAACGCTTATGTTACAGATTCAAATGCAAATAATTCAACACTAAAAATTATTCCATTCTTAGATATTAAGCAAAATGCAATTCCTACTTCAAATAGAAAACCTGTAACTGGAGATAAAGTAACAGTAAACTATTTATATGACTCTTCTATGATTATCGCTCCATCACAAGATGCATTTTTAGCTACAAGAGAAAAATACAGAGATAATGACTTTTTACACTCTGACCTTTTTGCTGCAAAATTAAAAGTTGAAGGAGAACCGTTACCTTCAAAAGAGACTATTCAAGAGTTTGCTGCAACTCAAAATATTGGAACAATTTTCTTTGTAATTGGAAGTACTACTTATATAGTTGACAGTAAAACATTCGCTATTTTAGAAAAAGGTTCATTAGCATATAACTTTACACAAGATGAAAAAATGCCATTTTATACAAGAATTGAAAAGATTGAAAAAAATGCATTTGATACTGTGTTAGATTATGAAAACTGGTTAGGATTCTTAAAAACATTCTTAGGTGATGATGAAAGAACTGAAGAACAAATTTTATTAGAAGATGAGCTTGAATCTGGTGCTTTAGAAGTTAAAGGTGAGATTTATAACAACTATTATAAAACAATTTTAGGTTTAAAAAATGCAACTAAATAA
- the bcp gene encoding thioredoxin-dependent thiol peroxidase has product MVEVGQVAPEFCAPNQDDIEICSRDLKGKWIVLYFYPRDLTPGCTNEACDFTEAEAEFDDLDAIILGVSPDDTAKHRKFIEKYNLSITLLADTDKKMCEDYGVWQLKKFMGKENMGVVRTTFIINPEGKIAEKWEKVNVRKKKTVKGEKIEVLHADVVKQRLQELQQVN; this is encoded by the coding sequence ATGGTAGAAGTTGGACAAGTAGCACCAGAGTTTTGTGCACCAAATCAAGATGATATTGAAATTTGTTCTAGAGACTTAAAAGGTAAATGGATTGTATTATACTTTTACCCAAGAGACTTAACTCCAGGTTGTACAAATGAAGCTTGCGACTTTACAGAAGCAGAAGCCGAATTTGATGACTTAGATGCAATTATCTTAGGAGTTAGTCCTGATGATACTGCAAAACACAGAAAATTTATTGAAAAATATAATCTATCTATTACTTTATTAGCTGATACTGATAAAAAAATGTGTGAAGACTATGGAGTATGGCAACTTAAAAAATTCATGGGAAAAGAAAATATGGGAGTTGTAAGAACTACTTTTATTATTAACCCTGAAGGTAAGATTGCTGAAAAATGGGAAAAAGTAAATGTTAGAAAGAAAAAAACTGTAAAAGGTGAAAAAATTGAAGTTCTACACGCAGATGTAGTAAAACAAAGACTTCAAGAACTTCAACAAGTAAACTAA